The following DNA comes from candidate division KSB1 bacterium.
CTTTCAGGCCGTCGACAATGAACGCTCTTTTCGCGGTTACCTTGCCACCATTACCGTCCGAGCGGCGCAACGGCTCTCGGCCCGAGAAAACAAGGTGCACCCCGAAGAGTATCTAGAGTCTTCAGAAAGCGTCTCGAATTTTCCCCGACACCGAGAGTTGTATGAACAACTCGTGGCCTGGCTGCGCAGCCATGTCTCCAGAAAGGAAAAAGATGCCGAAAGCAGAATTCTCATGTTTACGATGTATCTATTAGGCGATTTTTCCACGCAAATGCTCGCCCATCATCCCGTCTTCAAGCACATCGGCCACCGGGTGCTCGACAACACCATGAATCGACTGAAAGCCAAGCTTTTAAAAGTAATTCCTGAGAAAAATTTTCTAAAAACCGACACTTAATACAAGGAAGAAGAACGAGCCATACTCGGGCTGAATGAGTCATCTTGGGAAAATAATTGCTTTTATTGAACAGGGGGACACTCATCGACTCGAAGAATTGATGAGAGAGGCAGATAATGAAGCGCTGCGCTCTCTTTACCATCAGTATCGTCATCTTGCGGCCTCTCACCATTTCGATTTTGACATCCCAACAACAAGTTGTCCGATGGACTGCGTTTTTCTGCAAAAAGAGCCGCTGTTCTTTTTCCTTCATTTCCTTCAAGGTTATGCCGTAAACCTCAATGCGACATCGACGAAACGGCTCATCAAGCATTTAAATGATTGCTATCCATGCTTCGAAGCCTACTCTGCCGTTTTCAGGGAATATTATCAGACTTTGGCTCGGAAATAGGGGGCTCATATGAATCCGGAGATCATCAAACTAATTCCCTTTGTTCACTCGCAAGTCTGCAAAGATGTTTTGAGCGAGGAGCAATATTTTTTAGTGACTCTCCTCCGGCGTGCATTGCAAAAGACAGGAAAATGTTCGCTTTTGCCGGCGGCAAAGAAAAAGATTCAAGATCCGGAAGGGCTTTTTTATAAAATTGCTTTAAATGACTTTAATCGACGCGATGCCCGTCTTTTTGCGGCCCATCTGTTGATGGAAAACGATTTCTATCAAAGAATTCGGCCTTTGGTCGATATGATCGTTCATGCGCAGAATGTCAAAGAGGAGCCTTGCTGTTCTATGCTCCCCGATGAGGCCATTCTGTGCAAAATAGCTGTTTGCCGGACTCCTAAAAAACGAGTGACGCTTGAGGCTCTGCATCGTTTGGTCGCTTCCATAAAATCCGGCTGGTTTTCCCCGCGCTGGGCGTTTGCCGCGGCAGTCGGCATATTGGTATTCATTTCAGCTCATGGGCTATTGAAAACCGATGCGCTATACAAAGAATTTTTCGTCCATCCTCCCGAGCCTTTTGCAGCGCTTTCGCCGGAGACCTATGCTTTTCATTCAACGCTGCGACATTCTTTAGCGGAAACACTACCGAATTGGCGGGAGAACTATCGCTTGGCCGTCGCCGCCTACTTGGACAAAGATTATGAAAAAGCCGTCGAGCTTTTCAGCAAGGTTGAGCCAATTAGTCAATCGGATACAAGTCTTTCCGAAGCCTGGCGGCGGGAATTCTTTTTTCACTACGGTTTGGCCGTTCTCGGCAAAAGCGGCGGCAAAGCAATACATCGAAAAAATTACGCAGAAGCGGCGCGGCTTTTCGAAAAGGCGTTGACCTGTCGTCCGTCCCAAGAAGACGCCGATGCCGTTCGATTTTTCCTCGGATTATCACTCTTTTTACATGGCGAAAAGGCAGCAGCCGCAGCCTACTTGAAAGAAATTTCTTCAAAAAGCTCTTTTTATCGTCATGCGCAAAAGATGATATCACCTTAATTTTTGGAGGGCACTGTGCTTACTAAACTCTTGTTGGCAGTCATTACCATCCTCCTGGCGGCGGTTTTAAAAAAGCTGTACGATTTGGAAGCGGCGTTGCTCAGGCTGCAAGGTTCAGGCGGAAAACTGGAAAAACAGGATGCGCCGCAGCCGCCTCCGCCTCCGCCAAAGGAGGACGATACCAAACCGAAATGAATTGATT
Coding sequences within:
- a CDS encoding tetratricopeptide repeat protein, yielding MNPEIIKLIPFVHSQVCKDVLSEEQYFLVTLLRRALQKTGKCSLLPAAKKKIQDPEGLFYKIALNDFNRRDARLFAAHLLMENDFYQRIRPLVDMIVHAQNVKEEPCCSMLPDEAILCKIAVCRTPKKRVTLEALHRLVASIKSGWFSPRWAFAAAVGILVFISAHGLLKTDALYKEFFVHPPEPFAALSPETYAFHSTLRHSLAETLPNWRENYRLAVAAYLDKDYEKAVELFSKVEPISQSDTSLSEAWRREFFFHYGLAVLGKSGGKAIHRKNYAEAARLFEKALTCRPSQEDADAVRFFLGLSLFLHGEKAAAAAYLKEISSKSSFYRHAQKMISP